From the genome of Legionella beliardensis:
AAAATGCCTTAGATATTGCCTCACGCCCTTATGGCCACAATGCCTGGCATGGTAAACCAGGTGCAGTTGTTAGTAATTCACCAGGCGGCCCCGGCGCATTTGGTGCTAATCATCATTTAAGACAATGTTTTGTTTTTTTAAATATCCTATGCATGCAACAGCCAGAAGCTTATATTGGCCATATCGCCAATTTATTTGACGATAATAATAATATCAATAATCAAGGCACTAAAGACTTCTTAAGTCAGTTTATGTCTGCTTTTGCTGCGTGGATTGAAACTCACGTAAAGCAATAAAGTGGTTTATCTTTGCTATAATTATTATTCTTCTACTTAATAAGGAAGTTAAGATGAATGCTTGTAATGTTTGTGGTAATACGTATCAACATGCCTTCGAAATACATCAAAAAGGACAAACCTATACGTTTGATTGTTTTGAATGTGCTATTCATAAACTGGCACCACATTGCAAGCATTGTGACTGTCAAATTATTGGCCATGGAGTTGCCGTAGAAAATGACTGCTTTTGCTGTGCGCATTGTGCAAGAGAAGCAGGTTTTCATGATGCAAAAGATAATATCCAAGCTTAATGCTCACTTAAATCTAAAATTGCCGCGCTTAACCCGTTAATCACTCGCGCTAATCGCGAATAATCGATGGTGTTAGGTAAATCAGAAGCTAAATGATAATTTGGGTTACGAAATAATGCGGTGTCAGTGATCATTAAAGCTAAATAACCTTGCTGCCAAAATGCCCATTGATCAGACCAACCTACTCCTGTTATCGCACTAGGTGCTGCAACACCTTCAGATGGGAAAGAGGCATGCTTACGAAAAGAGGAAATGACTTGCGATAATAATGGTCTTGAAGCAATATTCGCAACAAAACCTATGAAATCACCAGTATTTGGATAGAAATAAGAAAAAGGAAACGGATAATGTTGTGATTTTTTTTCTAAATCATAATAACCAATACTTTCTAGAGAAAGCATTGCTACTACCTTTTCATTTTTTTCTTTTAAAGACTTAGCATAATAAAAACTACCCATGTGCGGGGTTTGAAAGAAAGGCGGCTCTTCATTAACAAAGGCTACAAAACGTATGGTTCTTTTTGTTTGTTGTCCTTTAATTAGACGAGCAAGCTCAAGCAATGCCGCAACGCCTGAGCCATTATCATCCGCTCCAGGTGAGCCAAAGACGGTGTCATAATGGGCACCAATGATAATAATTTCATGAGCGTTCATTGTGCCCTTAAGCTCGACAATGATATTTTTAACAGGTTTATTATGTACGAGATAATCTTGTGAGGTAACTTGATAGCCAAGATTAGTGAACACGTTTTCAATATAATGTGCAGCATCGCGTAAATTTTCTTCTTGCCATAGGAGATTTCGCTCACCAATATCGCCTGCCAATACTTGAATATGGCCGTGGGTCAGCTTAGCAATTTCCTGCTCTTGTACAGATAGAGGTAAAAAAGGGCCACGATAAGATTGACCGGGCATCGCTAGCATATAAGCCATCCCTAGCAATAAGACGAGTATTACTATGATCATAAACCATAGCCAAAAATAATTCCTTTTTAAAAGCATTTAAGTGATCTAACTTATTTTTTAAGTGAAAAGGCACAGTCTTATTCGCTATTTCTAGCGAATAAGACTTATTATGAACGCTATATTGATAAACGGGCGCGAATTCTCAACATAGCTTGAGTATGAATTTGACACACTCTTGACTCACTTACCTCGAGCACTTCACCAATTTCTTTTAAATTTAAATCTTGCTCATAATAAAGTGATAATACTAAGCGCTCTTTTTCAGGTAAGCCTCTAATAATTTCTGCTAAATGATGCTTGAAATCAGCCTGCATCACATTGGCATGTGGCTCAGATAAGCTATTGCTATCACTTTTAAGCATGTCATCTGTTACACCTAGATCCTCAAAACCGTATAATTGGCTTCCGGCTGCATCTTTTAGCATGTCATAGTAATCATCTAAACTGACATTTAATTCAGCAGCTACTTCATTATCCTTTGCCTCACGTCCTAAACGATTTTCTACCGTTTTGACTGCCAGTGCAATCATTCTCGCGTTACGATATACGGAACGAGGAACCCAATCATTACGTCGTACTTCATCTAACATATGCCCTCTAATACGGATACCGGCATAGGTTTCAAAGGACGCCCCTTTAGAGATATCATAGTGCCTGGCGGCCTCTAACAATCCCATCATGCCTGCCTGAATTAAGTCATCTAATTGAATAGAATGTGGTAATTTTGCCTGAAGATGATAAGCAATACGTTTGACTAATAACGCATAAGCTTTAACAAACGTTTCTTGATTTAGTTGAGTAGCTTTGCCGTATGCTGCTAACGCATCCACGACTGTCTCCTTAT
Proteins encoded in this window:
- a CDS encoding RNA polymerase sigma factor FliA; its protein translation is MDALAAYGKATQLNQETFVKAYALLVKRIAYHLQAKLPHSIQLDDLIQAGMMGLLEAARHYDISKGASFETYAGIRIRGHMLDEVRRNDWVPRSVYRNARMIALAVKTVENRLGREAKDNEVAAELNVSLDDYYDMLKDAAGSQLYGFEDLGVTDDMLKSDSNSLSEPHANVMQADFKHHLAEIIRGLPEKERLVLSLYYEQDLNLKEIGEVLEVSESRVCQIHTQAMLRIRARLSI
- a CDS encoding M20/M25/M40 family metallo-hydrolase, whose product is MIIVILVLLLGMAYMLAMPGQSYRGPFLPLSVQEQEIAKLTHGHIQVLAGDIGERNLLWQEENLRDAAHYIENVFTNLGYQVTSQDYLVHNKPVKNIIVELKGTMNAHEIIIIGAHYDTVFGSPGADDNGSGVAALLELARLIKGQQTKRTIRFVAFVNEEPPFFQTPHMGSFYYAKSLKEKNEKVVAMLSLESIGYYDLEKKSQHYPFPFSYFYPNTGDFIGFVANIASRPLLSQVISSFRKHASFPSEGVAAPSAITGVGWSDQWAFWQQGYLALMITDTALFRNPNYHLASDLPNTIDYSRLARVINGLSAAILDLSEH
- a CDS encoding NADPH-dependent FMN reductase, with product MANYQIGVIVGSIRKEAWSLKLANALIALAPESLNLKIIEIGHLSLFNQDYEMTPPEPWVEFKKQISALDGVLFVTPEHNRSIPSALKNALDIASRPYGHNAWHGKPGAVVSNSPGGPGAFGANHHLRQCFVFLNILCMQQPEAYIGHIANLFDDNNNINNQGTKDFLSQFMSAFAAWIETHVKQ